From the genome of Rhinatrema bivittatum chromosome 11, aRhiBiv1.1, whole genome shotgun sequence:
GTAGGAAGGAGAGGAGGTTACCTGGATATATGATGTACTATCAATGAGGGAGGTTACCTGGGGTATACTCTTTGCTGGGGACAGTATGTATTAGTGAGAGGAGGGTAAAAGAGGATCCTGGGCTACGCTCTGCAGGTTGTATCagcaaggagaagcagaggtAAGAAAGGTTACTCAGTACATGGAATGGGATTCTCCTATTTGTGATCTGCTGGGTGCGAcctagaaacaggatgcttggctcgaTGGCACATTGTTCTGACCTAGCACAGCTGTTCTTAGCACTCCAGCCCTCACTGTAGCTTTCCCTAGTCTTTGATACCAAAAGCTCCTCAGGGATCACATCCAAATCTTCAGTGAGATTTGAGCCCTTCCAAAACAATCCCTTGGGACAAGAAGAGGGCAATCTGTGTTCAGGTCCTTAACActtggctgctgctctctctgtttTGGCAATGCACCTCTCCGAGACCCCCCTCTACAGTAGCAAACAGCAGGATCCTGGTGGAAGCCTGCTGCAAACCCTCAGATCTCGAGCCTCAGCGATCGCTACTACTAAGATTACAGAGCGATGCCTGGGGAAatccccccctgccccctctgCAGAAGCACCCACCAATCACTGGCTGCGAGGGTGGTAATCACACAACTCTTACCGCGTCCCCTGCAGCGTTTCGGCCAGCACAGCTTCTACCTGCAGCAAGCGTCCATGCAAGGCATTGTGGGAGATGGCGCTGCCTATGGTAGATAAATCTCCAATTAACTGCCGTAGGAGATCCTCGTACTCTGTCACCGAAGCCAGGGAGACCAGAGCCCTGGCTGCCATCACCCGAATGGCGTAAACGGGGCTCCCTGCAAGCCGGATCAGAGGCTCCAGGAAACGAGAAGCGCCActgtggggaagaggaggagggtcAGCAAGCAAACCCAAGCAGGGTTCGCTATGGTCCATCAGTTCTGCCCTGTCCAAAAGCACACTGAAGGTAAGATAGGAGGGCACGGCATGCCCAAATTAATGCAGGGATCCGATTGGCTGCAGATCCCAATGCGCTCACTGTCTCATTCTTTACCTGGGTGGGTCATCAGCCCCTGGCTGCAGCTTCGCCAACAGCGTTAGGACAGAGTGCAGGGAGGGGCAGAGGTGGAAGGTCCCTTTctgggaaggatcacagctcTCCAAAGCCTGGTGCAGCTCTCGCAGCAGAACGTCCCTCAGCTGGGGGTACTGGGTGAAGAAAGCCTGGGGGGTCAGCGTGCTCCGAGTGAAGCTGTCCTCTTGACTCAGGGTCTGCCCCAACAATTGGGCTGAGAAGGAGCCTGGAAAATAGAAATAATGGAAAATCACAGCTCCCTTCCCCCAGCACAACACCAATACTGAAGAGTGACCACCTCCCAAACCACAGAACAAGGCATCCTCTCCAAAACAGAatgctctgaagagaaaattaCACCCAAAAGCTGAGCATTCCTTCCCTCTGCGGCATCCACCACCTCCCTCATCCTCCCAGAAAGCAGAGTTCAGAGCCTGGCTATTGCCCAGAGTGCACAGAGGGTGCCCGGGGCGTTATCTGCACACTTACTGAAGAGCTGAAGAGCTGCATTCCTCATAGCCCAGCAGGGGGAGCCCAGGGACCTCAGGGCCAGGACCATGGTGGGTGTGGTGAGGGGCAGCAGCTCAGGACCCAGGCGGGAACGCCACACTAGCACCTGCAGCACGTGGATTGCGGAGATCTGAGGACAACCAgataagaaaagagagagagagtcaagcAGCGCCTCCCCAGGCAGATCGTTCCACATAAGCCTCTGCCTGCGTACCAGGTGCAGTGTTAAGACACTGCCTCCCCAGAGCTCGCAGGCGACCGGCTGCAGACCTCACCATGCACAGGTTAAAGCCTAGTTCCTCAATACCCagtgctgcttcctgtggttgtACCTGCGGCAGGTCCAGGGTCTGGTCCCAGTTAGCTGGCAGAGGGGTGCTGCCCAGGCCAAGGAGGACCTGGATAGAGTCCTTCAGGAGTGGGCGTGATGCGAGCATGTCCTCCCCAGACACGATGCCCAGGATCAGCATGGGGAATCCTGCAGCCCGGCGGGTGAGAGAGGAGCTTCGGGGTCCCTGCAACAGAGCCAGTGCCTggcagagaaagagagcacaGGAAGGGATTGCAGAGGACCTGCCTGCCGTGCAGAGACCTGTGCAGCTACAGAGGAAGGGAAATAATCCTGAACGTCAGCCACACAGAAAAAGAAACTCTGCACTTCTCCAGGGAACGGGGACAGGaatcacacacaccccacacccccccccccggctgcaaAATACAAATTGtgggcagtttcttcctgctcctgtgaGTTTCCAGGTCAATCAGAACCAGGAGTCTTCATTCACATGGGGATTTCTCCCTGTGTTCTATCCCCGTCCCATCCAGCCCAGACATCGCAGGGGCAGACTGCTGCTGCATCCAGAGCCTGGCCACCAGCTGTCCCATCTCTGGCCCCAGCCAGCCCAGGGAGCAGACACTGGGCTCTGCAATCAAACCCTCCAGAACCTCTCTTCGCTGGGAGAAAGGGTCAGTCTGGTGGACGggactgcctgctgcctgtcactGTGCGCCCGCACGACTCGAGTGCCACTGCGCGCATTGAGTGGCAAGTACCTGTGTCAGCATGTGTCTGGGCAGCACTTGCATGGCTGGGTCAGGGTGGCGCAGCAGCGATGCGCAGAACCTTGCGAGTCCCGAGCTGCAACCTTCCACCACTCCCTGCAAGACGCAAACAAAGAATGTGAGGCTAGATCAGGACCACGAGACCCATCCAGTCTGATCAGCTGattctggctttcccttcacatCTTCACCATTTTATAGACCTCggtcatatctcctctcagctgtctcttctccaagctgaagagccctgaccTGTTTAGCTTTCCTTCATATGGGggccgttccatccccttcaacattttggttgcccttctctgtaccttttctaattctttttgaagaaactgtgaccagaactgcacatagtactcgAGATGCGGTCACACAATGGCATTTATTGCATTTTAGTTGCTGTTCCTTGCTGAATAATTCTCAGATGAGGGCGTTGGAGTTGTGGTTGTTCACTAACACATCATGAATCCAGAGCTACGCCTCTGTGATCAGCTGCTGTTGGGAAGACTAAGAGAGCTCTCATAGTGAGGATGATGGAACCGCCCCTGGGGTTCAGGGATTCAGTGCCCTATCactcttagatttttttttgaaggtgtaaataaacacgCGGATAAAGATGATCCGGTTgctatagtgtatttggattttcagaaggcgtttgacaaactcCTCAAGAACTCCCCCCATGACAGACTCCTCAAGAAATTAGAAAgtctgttgtggattggtaactgaataaaagacaggaagcagagggtaggactttatggtcacttttccGGCTCCCAGTGTTGAGCCTGACAGGTGCTTGGGAACCTGTGGCTCGCCTACCTGCCTCGTTCCTCCCCGGAgggcccctcccctccagaaacGAAACACTGCATAGTGCCGCTGTATTCAGCTGTCCCCGAGCCAGGCCACCGACCCAACAAGCTTTCCTGCACTGGGAAATTGCTGTTGGTGCCATCTTGTCTCCATGTGGCCGGGCCTGCTGCAGAGAAACAGAAGCCGCATGATCGTGGCACACGGGAGAAGAGGAGAACATGGCCCAACGCAGCCTCCAGCTCCCTGAGCAGCCCAAACCTGCGAACAGAAGAGCTACActgctcccttccccaacctGGGCCTGCTCCAATGACCAAACCAGAAACAGCTCAAGCactgctgctgaaagaaaaatgttaaatttattattttttttttttaaagaaacagcagcCACAGCAAACCGCTGGCAACACCTCTAGGAAGAAGCCTTCAGGAGATAAGAGGGAACCAGGACTCCTGGCTGTCAGACCCCTGGGTCTGCTGTGGGCTAAAGCTGATCAGAGATTACCAACCCCcctgctcaacctgagggatggccccccTGAAGGAACCTAACATCTCAGGGTGCGTCTTCTAACTTCTCTTCTTCTGTCCCTTCTTGCTTTCTTCTTaactgcaggtctgcacctctaccatctgctggagacggagaaatattgagggactgcaggtggcacatgaggttatgtagcagtgcctcaaaggttttagttctctgcctccatccgtctcgcctttcctctagtgtgtacgtttagatctttaagtctgctttagaataaagaccattgaccattttagtagccacccgcTGGACTGACTCTATcctgtttatttccttttgaaggtgtggtctccagaattgtacacagtacttcaagtgaggtctcaccaggggcccatacaagggcaatatcaccccCCTTTTTTCTAAGATCCCTAGGTGATGCAATCTGAGTGAGAGTCTCAGCCGTGAGTGGAACAGAGCAGGACAGCTCCTTACCCAGTGTCGACACCTGAGCAGAGTGTCCTGAAATATACCAGCCACCATCTCCAAGGTCGCAACAGGCAGCAGCGGACCAGCAGGAGGCGGCACCAGACTCAGTATCTTCTCCACCAGTGATCCCAGCAGCAGCCCCACTTCCTGCCAGTGAAACACAGGCCCATGTCAGCaggaagagaaaagcagaaagaaatggGACATTTAGCCAGAACGACGACATCAGTTCCACCTCATAATTCCCAGATGTCCTAATCCCAGCCACTAAACAGGTAATACACGTTCAGCAAGGTCTTACTTTAAGagatacccagcagcaggtcaTGAGGAGCCCGTGTTCTTCAGACAGGAGTACAGGATCCTCTCCATCCATGCCAAGAGACCGCTCCAGTCCCCCGCCCTGAGAGATGAGGACATTGATAGCATTTCCCATGTCAGCCATGGATGGGGCAGCAACTGCAAAGGATAAGAGCAGATGGGATCAGAACATGCTACATGGAGGAGCGGGCACAGCACCTGAATGCCTGGCTATTCCAGTCATCTGTTCGGCAGCAACCAGCAAGGTGTTAGGCCTGCTGGGCCTCCTACATATTTTGCAGTAGCTGGGATGTGAGTTTTAGCTGCTAACAGGGAGGGTGTGCAATGTTTATGCCAACTGATGGCTTGGGAGACAAATGTGAACACTAACCAGCCACCAAGGTTCTCCTCTGCCCCACTACACCCTCCCACGGGCACAGTGTCTCGAGGTGGCCGGGACGGGCTCCTCTGGTTCCAATGCAGGTGGGGGTGAGAGAACTCCTGCTGCTCCAATGTAGGAGAAGCATGACCATGATGGATGCAGCAAGGGATCCTACTGCTTCATGGGAAGATGAAAGAAGAACATTAAAGAAGGCAGAGTTGACAGGAGACTGCAAGACAGAACTTTCACGAGAAGAAAACAGAGGGAGGACACAGAGAGGTGGAGAATAAAAACACCAGACACAAAAGGTTAGCAAAGTGATTTAAGAATTCTTTGCCATTCAAAATTTGCTCCTCGATTTTAACTCGctgggttggtttggttttttttttttttttaacgaaacAGTGactgctgtacaaacattttcaGTAAAATATTCCCTGTGGGTGTGGAAGAACAGAGACTTGGGGACAGACCCATCCCGCCGCTGACTGCAGAGAACTccctctttcctcttcctctccctcccctgtcAGTGAAGGCTACAGAGTGGAGCACAGTGCGGAGAACAAACTTGGGATCTGTCTGCGTTCTTTCCCCCCCTGGGCGTGGCACGCTTGCCatgcacagccccccccccccgtgccctcCTCACCTGGCCTCTCAGAGCTGGTGCCCTGGGCTCCGTGTAAGATCCACAGCAGGAAGTCACTGATCCCTTTCAAACTTCTCACCAAGCTATCGAGAAACCCTTTCCAGTGCGACGTATGCTCTGCCTTCACCATAGAGGCAACCACTTCAGGAACCTCCAGCAAACATCGCCGCAAGGCCAAGATCACACCTGCCACGATCCAGAGAAGAAATTCTCCGTTCACTTAAACAAGAAAAATCTGCTCCCACTAGCCGCTTTTAGTGTCCACGTCTCAGGGGCTGTCTTTGCAGTGTCTGTCGGGACAGTGAGTGCCTGGCATGGCACACTCGCTCttcaaggctctctctctctcatgcctggTATGCCATGCTCTCTCTACCCTGGCCTGTCAGGCGCCTGGCATACCACACTCACAGTACACTAGTTTCACATGCCTGGCACGCTATACTCCCTGTGCcttggtctctctctttctgtcatacTCACTGTACCCTGGTCTCATGTGCCCGGCATACTAGACTTGCTGTACCCtggtctctctcgctctctcacgtGCCCGGCGTGCCACACTCGCTGCACCCTGGTCTCTCAGGCACCCGGCCCACTCACCATGCATTGGCCTCTCCTTTGCAGCTTGCAGCAGGTCTTGGCGAGCGATGGCATACTGATCCTTCAGCATCCGCAGAAGGTGCTGAGCATAGCACAGGCCACTGCAACAGAGTGCCAACTCTGCTTCCTGAGGGAAGAGTCTCCTCAGTGTGCTTCTGTCTGATCTAGAAAACACAACGAGCACAGTTTAGCCCTGCGCAGACCTAGAACCCTCACAGATCCAGCCAACATGCCCCCTGGAACATGCATGAGCAATAGTGCAGTGCCCAGAGCTGCCCCCTTACCTCTGTAAAAGGGTTTTCATGAGCAGGGCTCCAgcctcagcctcctgcaccctaGGACTGCATATGGACTCCTCAGCGTAATCAAACACAGCTTGCACAAGGAATTCTGGGAAAGCTGATGGGAAGTACTGGACGAGCAATTCGGCAGCCAGCTCACGGATCTACAGTGGAGAGAAGAGGGCTGTAAGGAACAATGCTGGAGAGCAGTTTGGCAGCTGAGCACGGAGCCAAGTTACCTCATTAGTTCTGTCCCGACAGCAGCTCAGCAACACCAACAAGTTGGATGTAGAGAAGAAATCCCAGCATCCCTTCTCCCTGGCATAATCCAGCAGCCCCACCATGTGTTCTGCAGCCAAAGAAGAGAGGCAGAGTGTGAAGCGCGTCACTGTAGGCCTCGGCTCATTTGTAAGACCAAGGAGAGGTCAGAGGCGTTACTCACGGGGTGGCTGCCCCTTCTTCCTCTCAGGGCTCCAGCTGTCAGTGCAGGTCTCCAGTATGGCTTGCAGCAGGAGCAGTGCAGTTTTCTTCCGCTGGAAGTTTGACCCTGGAGTCAGTGAAGAGATGCTGAGTTCCAACAGCCACTGCACGAAATCTACATGAGAAAAAAGGACACTGCTGGCCATTACGGAGCCAAGGATACCGCTGATCCCAGACAGCCGAGGATGCTGGTGGCAATTACACAGCCACGGACACCGCTGGTCATTACAGAGCCAAGGATACCGCTGATCCCTGCAGAGCCAATAACCAGTCACTATAgcaccaggttcttgtggcctggattggccactgttggaaacaggatgctgggcttgatggatccttggtctgacccagtatggcatgttcttaaggatGCTGGTAGCAATTACAGAGCCAAGGACACTGCTGGTCCTAATTAAAATACAGACCAATCATTAAtgagaggccgatgcaataagacgtgcgggagagctggcgctccaagttgagcacccaggcacctctcctgggctcgcaattttgtattcaaattaggccgggtgctaataaggaagcgctagggacaatagcacgtccctagtgcctccttattagcggaagcagtggctgtcagcgggtccaacaaccggcgcttaattttaccggcattggtttTCGAACCGCTGGCAAACTctcgggttcagaaaacagacgctggcaaaattcagcatccattttcgaACCCCCggacagatttcttttttgtatttttggtgcttccaacttaatatcgctatgatattaagtcggagggtgtacagaaaagccgttttttctgcttttctgtacacttttcccggTTGCTTTGaagttaatgcctgcccttgtgcttggccacacattttactttctgtattctgggtgactaataggctcatcaatatgcatttgcatgtgatgagtgctattagttttcgggggggggggggggggggggttggccacatgttttccacgcgctattaccccttagggtataaggggtaataatcgCGCGTCTAAAATGCGCGGCCAAAACGGGGGCTAAATGGTGTGTTTGGCTGAgtgcaccattctgtattggctCGTGAATAAGAAGTCCATCAGTTTTCTGCTCTAAATCAGAGACACACAAAACCCAGATTCCTCAGGAGCAGAGAAGTTCACTGAATTAATGGCATGAGAAAATGGAACAGCAAACATTGTAATAGTAAGAAATAAACTAATTTCGACAATTTTACAATTAAAGAACGTGTTAAGAAGTCAGGAGCTGGTGTAACTCCTCTTCCACTCTGtgcccactcccccaccctcaaCAGGAGTTGCTATAACTCCTCTTCCTCTCaattccccctgccccccccccccccaaacaaatccCCTGTTGCTGATCCCAGGAGAGAAAGGGCCCAGATAATTAGTCCTCCCAGACTGGGGCTGCACGGGTGCCTAGTATACCCGGCACACACGCTGTACTCGTGCACCTACCTATTCCTCGGGAAAGGGTcctctctgcagcagccctgccccCATCCCTCGCCGTCTGCTCCTCCAGGCTCCTCAGAAGAGCGAGCGAGCTGTTCCTCTGCCTAACCAAAGCCTTCTTCAGCAGGGCCTGCAGCGCCTGGCGGAAACCGGAGGAGTCACAGCTGAGGTTCAGTGGCAGGAACTTCTGAAGTAGTTGCAGCTCCACCTCCGACAGCATCTGATTAGTCCTGGGGCTGCGGCACAGGACGCTCAAGGTGGCCAGACGCACAGCCTCATCCTCAGAATGGATACAGAGGCTCAGCTTTTGCAAAGTCTCGCCATCCGAAGGCACCACCCCGGAGGTCATCTTCCGGGCGCTCAGTAGGGTGACCCAAGCCCGGAGCGGTGCCGAATCCATGCCCTGGATGCCCTCTGCCAGCAGAGGGTAAGCAGCGGGGAAGCTCCGTAAGGTAGGTGCTAGGAGATAGGTGGCTGCATTGCTCTGTAGGAAGGAATCAGGGGAGGCCAGGGCTTCAGAGAGAGTGGGCAACCAGCGTTGCGCCCAAAGCCATGCCAGCTCGTCCTCCGAGATGGTAGCAATGCTTTCCATCCACCGTCTTCTCTGCAGCTCCAGAAAGGTCTTGTACAGCTCTGCAGCAGAAGGGCACAGGTAGTTTGtggacaggcagagcagaagGTGCTGGGGTAACTCTCTGTACACATCCAGAACCTGTTGTAAGACAAGAGGAGTTACTCACTGTGCTTCTGTCAACCTACAGGAAAGTGACTGACTGAAAGACTATCTGGAaaagcagggggtgctgcaggataGGAGTGAGGAGCACTGGCAGAGCCGTGTTTGGAGCtaagtactggaatagcaggggaggaTGGGACTACAGAGTAGGACTGAGGTGCATAGGGCTGTGTGTATAGGGAAAGgggtcagtactggaatagcagagggtggTGCAGGCtgaagtgaggtgcattggctgAGCCATGTGTGATGCTTAGTACTAGAatagcaggggggggaggggggagacagggcaggattgaggtgcataaactgtgtgtgtggtggggggctcagtactggaatagcgaGGGTGCTACTGGGCAAGAATGGAAGTGGATTGTCAGTCTCAGAACGGTCACAGCTTGCACAGCCTCCATCTGTGCCACGGCTGACCTCTGCCGTCggtattttttcaaaatattgaaCGTCTCCTTCCCTTCCCAGCAGCTCCCTTGGCTGGACCAGCAGGCGATCGCTGTCTGCTGCTCACATTCACAGCCTCCCGGGCGTTCTTACCACCTCAGTTCCCACATAGGGCAGGAGGGCACAGAGCGCTGGGTATCTGACTTTCATCTGCCAGGGGATACCCAGGATTTTCTGCAGGAACTGCTGGAAGAGAGGCTGTGCCAGGTCTCCAAAGTGCTGACACTCCAGGAGGTAAATCTCCAAGAGGCGTTCAAAGGCTTCAAACACACCCACGGAGACACCATCCGCCTACGAGGAGACAAGAGACACAGGGAAGTCGAGACGCCCCGTCCAGCTGCAGCAAGGCACGAGACAGACATGTGTGGGCTTGATCAGGGGGTGTCGCCATTACCAGTCTCTCCGCACTGAACCAGGAGAGCTGGGAGAGTTTCTGAAGCAGCTCCGAGTGGCCGGTCAGAAGCCGCTTCTCCCTCACACGCCAGGCGTCCACTGCACACTCCTTCAGTCGCTGCAGCCAGAGGGCAAGCACTGAACAGCAGAGGAGAATGAACAATGTCAGTCCCCAGACAAGCACGAAACgagccctccctcccaccctgggctactctcttccctcctccctcactgccTCCCATGCTGTTCTTGCCCCTCCAGGctactcctctccccctcccgcccccccaatcccttccctcctCACCTGGAAGACAGCGGTAGCGACAGCTGTTTTTCTCTTGGCACAGGGAAGACAAGTCTGGGAAGAGCACATCGAGCAGGAGGCACCCCTGGAGAGAGACACAAAGTCAAAACGCAGCCGAGCCCAGTGTCTGCCACAGTGTGCAGTAATGCACCTCACCAGCCCCCTGCCCCCCAGAATTCACTCTCCTATGCCCCTCTCCGAGCACAGGAACCAGGATAGCAGGCAGCAGCCCCCAGCCCCCTTGGACGGGGCTCTGACTGTACCTGTCCCAGGGACCCGCTCTGAGCACAGCTCAGAATATCCTTCCGGCTGCAGGCCAATAAGCCCCTGATGAGTTCCAACGTCTGTAATCCATCCTCCGGATGGGCACGAGTTGACAGTATCAGCTTCCCAAACGCCACCTCCCCAACATCTGGAGTGGAATAAAAGGAGCATTACAGCAAGCGGCAGTTACGACCCTAAACAGCACGCACTGGGGTATCCCGCACAGAGTGACAGCTGCATCCCTAAACAGCAGTGCTATCATTGCATCGTGTTTGCAAGAACGCTCTGGGGTACAATCTGCAAGAAGCAGCAGTTTCAGCCATGACCAGCAGTGTTACAACAGCATCAGGCAACCTGGGTTAAGAGACCAGACCTTGTTTATTCTATCTATGATGTTGTAGTTTTGTTTGTTGGCACTGACTGggtgttttgtatttttgaaaattcaataaaatttaaattgaaaaaaaaaaaaaaaaaaaaagaccagaccTAATGAGCAATGGGACTGCgggatcttttatttatttttttttccattttaaactaTGGCATACTGACCTTTAGTGATCAtgggagccaacttttcaaaacaattggggctgctacacgcaattcaaattaccccccccccatgcctgaaggagtttgctcaataTTGAAGCTTCTCAAGCCCCCACAGAGCTGGCTCCCATATTGGCAGCTATGAAGAGGTAacagagaagggggcctggtGCCAGCTGAAGATAGCAAGGCCTGAAATAAGCCTATGAGCAAAGGTGGTGGAGGCCCGCACCCCAGGCAGACCTGGGATGGATGTGAAGGACTGAGGGTGGGAATAGGGTTGGGTTCAGAAGGGGGTTTTATGTGCACCTTTACCTAAACTGAATAAATGTCAACTAGGTAGATGATTAGCAAAGAGGAACCTCTCTCACATactgagggggaaggaaggggttaCAGGCTAATCCCCCAGACTCAAGTCTGTCTTTCTCTACCCCTGACCTCGCTGTCCAGTCCCAGGGTCCTGACAATCTTTTTGCCGTCTCCCCAAAGATGTTCCTCTCCCTGGTGATCTCTTTCATCTCTGCCCCCCAAGCATAGGGAGACCCCCTTGTTACTCTGGCATCACTATTCTTACACCTCCCTCCCTTTCATGCCTAGACTCCCGCAGTCTCTTCCTGTCTGGTCTCTCTTATTACCACATTCAGAATGAAGCAATCTCTAATCCTGTCTCTGCCTCCATGCACTCTCCCGTCCTTACATCCTGATGTTTCTGCTCGGTGTCACTCTTGTATCCACACTTATCACAACCACCACCTTCTACGCCCCCTCCCACGTGTCTCTTCAATAATGCCCCCCACCTCTGTGAAACAGCTGGAAGAGATTCCGCACAGCCTGGGCTCCTCCCTCTGCCGCAGGTGTGCTGTTCACCAACATGCTCACAGCTGTGCCTGCCAGGTCCGAACTGGGCCCCGTCTGAAATCAAAGACAGAGACACCATCAGCACTCTCCACTGCTCTGTTACAGCCAGAGGAGCAGAAAGTAAATGAACTCAACCAAACACtaaaccccagtaagattatagatgcccttaTCTAGGCCCGTAGTCTCCTGGATTCAATATCTACTCC
Proteins encoded in this window:
- the LOC115100721 gene encoding thyroid adenoma-associated protein homolog isoform X1, with protein sequence MTAEAAAGMEQEVQRCLLFYGASRFGGLGSSVFAFLEKLRQFAGSGSVKGCKTRSLKEALQILDRMCKGFWELSDEDALPLLECLLAFQLSSASSSCCFQKLEKIIIKLAEGKENLCSREMKKLLRAQIEDKEILLAGDLEAVCMFLQESDPARAFLGQILPTLLLKVAATFQRVLQDEMAKDFVWEQLIVKMCLQMFQMMPDLIRPLVWSRAESSEALQRILGCLLQVLMGKTGPSSDLAGTAVSMLVNSTPAAEGGAQAVRNLFQLFHRDVGEVAFGKLILSTRAHPEDGLQTLELIRGLLACSRKDILSCAQSGSLGQGCLLLDVLFPDLSSLCQEKNSCRYRCLPVLALWLQRLKECAVDAWRVREKRLLTGHSELLQKLSQLSWFSAERLADGVSVGVFEAFERLLEIYLLECQHFGDLAQPLFQQFLQKILGIPWQMKVRYPALCALLPYVGTEVVLDVYRELPQHLLLCLSTNYLCPSAAELYKTFLELQRRRWMESIATISEDELAWLWAQRWLPTLSEALASPDSFLQSNAATYLLAPTLRSFPAAYPLLAEGIQGMDSAPLRAWVTLLSARKMTSGVVPSDGETLQKLSLCIHSEDEAVRLATLSVLCRSPRTNQMLSEVELQLLQKFLPLNLSCDSSGFRQALQALLKKALVRQRNSSLALLRSLEEQTARDGGRAAAERTLSRGIDFVQWLLELSISSLTPGSNFQRKKTALLLLQAILETCTDSWSPERKKGQPPQHMVGLLDYAREKGCWDFFSTSNLLVLLSCCRDRTNEIRELAAELLVQYFPSAFPEFLVQAVFDYAEESICSPRVQEAEAGALLMKTLLQRSDRSTLRRLFPQEAELALCCSGLCYAQHLLRMLKDQYAIARQDLLQAAKERPMHGVILALRRCLLEVPEVVASMVKAEHTSHWKGFLDSLVRSLKGISDFLLWILHGAQGTSSERPVAAPSMADMGNAINVLISQGGGLERSLGMDGEDPVLLSEEHGLLMTCCWVSLKEVGLLLGSLVEKILSLVPPPAGPLLPVATLEMVAGIFQDTLLRCRHWGVVEGCSSGLARFCASLLRHPDPAMQVLPRHMLTQALALLQGPRSSSLTRRAAGFPMLILGIVSGEDMLASRPLLKDSIQVLLGLGSTPLPANWDQTLDLPQISAIHVLQVLVWRSRLGPELLPLTTPTMVLALRSLGSPCWAMRNAALQLFSSFSAQLLGQTLSQEDSFTRSTLTPQAFFTQYPQLRDVLLRELHQALESCDPSQKGTFHLCPSLHSVLTLLAKLQPGADDPPSGASRFLEPLIRLAGSPVYAIRVMAARALVSLASVTEYEDLLRQLIGDLSTIGSAISHNALHGRLLQVEAVLAETLQGTRLSMDALRSLTLELEEQFWLVAPVQRCPLIRAAYLRVILLLTECCTQDFRRRLRELLYVETLALPCGLKVGSAVFRQLAAHFLCTEAASPERYAHVCQLLTGGDPDMRLAVLSWVMEHDDGRMDEGLEAAVRRTLQEELLSVLRVVRSNEFLTRFLQAYVSLHHACPPPQPSTSVQASVRLLLSLLESGSSGPDLQSHALCVVSLLLLQGQELEDLSLLERWSRVLVLCSDPCSSEPLRTAAARALRLAGARVVQRALSCASSSSLSILAVRVIGVGIKLLQDGDKGVRKEASAFATLTPQLLREAPTDCAPVQSSRGLEDLLELLLQRFWDSAETLQLCLQHLPSEDLSSVLMDLKKSRAASLYEQDEPNVSSEPAVFACILLPFLLQLLERIPTSAELRARLECWVKDTGASIVYQVQCCRQWWSQDGDSLSVLKVLSSAKVCTTVAVLLVKAEFLSRTLAALESCGTPALEICCTSHDLGQELKLLQALLAQHGLCPPVLCYRAQQPDPPPGLCCRSAEGQVTGMPARILQQ